A stretch of DNA from Lotus japonicus ecotype B-129 chromosome 4, LjGifu_v1.2:
acatcctagattaaccatttagcacataacatgtgaatcatttagcacacaatatcatggcatcaagtactcaacaagatcgaccgaagcctcagaaatcatttcaggcaattagcaattaagtgcataacacataaatcaagtcgaattcgtcgacacctaaagcattatctagtaattcagagagtagccctcacctgttggttttccagctcgctccttggtctttccttcacgatcttcctcctcaagtcctccgaattcctcaaacgaaccttaaagcaatttcacagaaatcaatcacaatgagtcagaaactcagcaaacaataagtcctagggtcacacggaacactacaactccgtggtacgacaatctaacgcgttaggacaagttttcgaaaaagtcggatttcctcccccccttggtatagctttcggccacttttcctaattgggagggtcgatttttcttcgatcaaacttggttcctaggttatcataagTCATAACTAAGGCggatctaagctcagaaaaattttcagatcgaaaactgacataggggtagtttggtcattattttaaactcagaatttcaaaactggatttttgaaaaacaaattggacggggatgtcaacaacgacgtttatgatgattaatcctactagcactaagccaagtcgatagatttcagcttaaaggttgcaactttgcttaaaaatgggtatttgaagcaagaattgattccggcggaatttcggcgacatctaacaaaatctaatccgcagaacacgctcaggagcatgcagggaagatgtttagacgctgaaatcagcttatttgaacagttttacaaaaacctcaaaattttgtaCTCAGAAAGACAtaggagaagtcgacagaaacgacgatcagaagagagaaatagtttacctacctcaaggtcttcgattagcaacgatcggtgaagcaaacgggcaagaattcacgaagatcaacttcctcttcttctcctctcttggccgcggttttggggaaagaaatgggtgagttttgcaaaattttcattttctagcctataacctatatatagtgaaggaaatggagatattttgcaaagtttggataaggatgcattggtggatggataaggatggatagatatttttgagaagatattttggtaaagatattttgtaaagatattttgtagagattagataaggatgagtagatatttatctttgatcggataaggttgaatagatatttatcagaaattggataagaacgaatagatatttatcaaagattggataagaacgaatagatatttatcaaagattggataagaacgaatagatattttagggagatattttgagaagatattttgtaaaccggtacagattagtttagataccggaggatttaactcatagagttaaaataaaaatataagaatgattcctatttttccggcttcattctccgtgagttctaagataggttttggcgacagaattccaaaactcaacagaggtttccttgtattttaggtgactaacgcaaagtcggtgtaaaactattttacccgataagttactttttgcagtggatgtcggatgagaaaacttccttctgaagaaagattagaaataacgagagaaataggcaaacgcgggtggaatcttcatttgaagctccgaatagaaaaagtcttcatcgtccgtcgatcttaggtttctcgaactatcagggattccgtttcggcaaacttccgagaattggaatttgacgttcgtacgttccagggtttcgcgtcgaaatacttgtttatagacgaataagagaaattctaatatttctctgaggtttttttggaattagtttccatcgtgtcctaaagtataaattaactattcactagggtCTTCGACCTAAGATTAGACGaacgttagtcgtgctataacttttatcggttttgatataaTCCtcggacttttcctgaaccttctctttcataaatttatttcatccaataaactcttgtattttattcccttatccaaaacttaaaaacttgggtcttacaacatATAAGTGTTTTACTAATTGAAATTGTATGTCTCAATAAATACATCATTCTATTTGATACTTAAGTGTTTAACTGATTAAAGGTAGACATTTTAGTTAATGCAACATTAAATCATTCACATATCTAAAATATtcgataattgtaattaacAGTATCATGCATCAACAATttatccgtgcatcgcacggacaaaCGGGTATAATACTAGTAGTCTTataatgggccccactcccaactactcactttattatctaataaaatcacttaatcaccttatttaataataaaatctCATAATCACCTTATTATATAGTAAAATCACATATTTATTCAAATCACTATATAACCtactaataattaaaataaattaataaatattctaCTAATCGGAAAATGGAGTGTGACAAGAACTGCTATTTAGCACGACTAACGGACGATATACGATGCTGGCCAATACTTAGATAGTTAAAGAGTTGTATAAATATGAGAGAACAAAAACATATGGTCTATGGtgcacaagtttttacttgtgtaAATGTACACAAGCCAAATCTGACCTAGAATAGTGggttttttcaatttctttttttttttttctgaaaataaaaaataatagattTCTAGGTTCAAAAccgttcatcttcttcctctcttctcgcCTTTCTCCTCTCATAGCCACAACCACCGcccaccacctcctccttcaAAGCCAAACCGCGACGCCACCATCTCCATCACCACTTCATCATCTGAAACCCTAGCACCCCACCCTCTCTATCTCCTGATCCCAAATCACGGCTGCCGCCACCTCTCCTAAGTTGTGCGCCGCCGTCATCATCTCTTCTTCCACTGCAACCCACTGCCACAACCTTTTCTTTAtgcggtggaggtggtggttatGGCGAAGGTGAGGCGAGGAGGTTGAGGGGAGGTAGCGATGGTGGTTGTTGTTGCATGGAATTAGATCTGAAACTTTCAAGTAACAGCAAAAATATAGGGACACTGGAAAAAAATCTGGAATTTTTTTAtccaatcatcatcttcaaactcATCATTCTTCACTAGAaacctttctttcttctctttttcttttcaaaccTCATTATTCATTCACTTGAACCTAAAAGAAAGAACAAAACTCCAAGTCCCCAACCCATCGATCAAAAACAGAGCCGCACCGCCATAGCCAAAGGAATCAGATCTGAAACGGTGAAACCCTAACATGTTATGGTGAGACAGATCCGGAGCGAGAAAGACTGGCAGTGGTGAGAAAAAGAGAAGATTTCACATAAATCAGATTAATGATTCcttcttattttattattttttctaattaaatGGAATTAATAAttgggtgatggtggtgggtgggtTGGGGATGGAGTGGAGAAACCGAGAAAGGTTTGTGATGGTGGTGGGCGGGTTGGGGATTGGTTATGGGTTTctgggtgatggtggtgggtgggtTGGGGGTGGCATGGAGAGAGGTTGGTGATGGCGGTGGGAGGGTTGGGGTGGGTTTTGAGTGGTGGTTTTGAATTGGTGGTGGCATGGAGAGAGGATGGTGATGGTGAATTATGGGCTGGTGatgaaataactttttttttttcaaatgattttatttaaaaaaaaaataaaaatacatataacCGGCTCACCCCTTCCTTGTGTAACTTTACACAACTGTTTTcctaggcaaaaaaaaaaactttacacaaCTTGCCGTAGATAAATCCAAAAACATaaacccaaaatcaattatgtttTTGTGAAGATTAAAAACACGTGTATATTGAATCAAGTACATTGTTGACTATGAATCTATGATGTAAATGCAAACTAATTTCAACCACGAATGATGCTTCACACAGGGACAGGGGTAAAAGTAAAACCACCGTCAACTGCAAGATCATGTCCGGTAACAAACTCAGAGTCACCGGAAGCGAGAAATAGCACCGCATCGGCAACGTGCTTGGCGGTCAAACTAACGCCCTTCAACCTGGCGCTCCGATCATAACGTTCCTGCAACTCCTCCGCTTGCATCGTCGTGCCATACGCCGCACGTGTCAACGGCGTGACCAGCCCACTCGGTGAGACGCAGTTCACCCTAATACCATGCTTCCCAAGCTGCACGCTCGCACTTCGCACCAGCCCCAGCACCGCGTGCTTCGACATCGCGTAATCCGTCTTCGTCGGAGCCCCTCGTGACGCCGCCACGCTTGCCGCGCACACGATGCTCCCTCTCACGCGCCCCTTCACCATCGCACGCGCCGCGTGCTTCACGCACGCCGCCATGCCCCGCGTGTTCACCGCCATAAGGCGGTCGTACTCGGAGAAGTCGAGGTCCAGTACGGTCTGGTTGGAGGGGCTAAGGATGCCGGCGTTGCTGAACATGATGTCAAGGTGGCCGTGTGCGTTGACGGTGGATTCCACCAAGTGTTGAACCTGATCCTCGTCTGCCACGTCACAGTGGACATAGGTGCATCTGTGAGAGCCAATGGATGCTGCTACATGGTTGCCGAGATCATCTTGGATGTCTGCGATTACCACCATTCGTGAGCCTTCATCGGCAAACAGACGCGCCGTCTCTTCGCCGATGCCGCTGGCACCGCCGGTGATTATGGCAACTTTGCCATTTAACTTATGGCCACTGTCGTTTAAATTGGGTGCTCCAGCTCCAGCCATTTGTTCGTTTCTTGGTAGGTTGTGACACTCACCGCTATATCCACATAAAAGGATGGATAGAAGACGAAATTTCTCTGGCGTTTTTAAAGCCTCTCTTTATGGCACTTCTCACCTACCTCTCACAGTCACtgtattcaatttttatttttctgattcAGACTCTTTGAAATGAAAACAAGAAATATATTTATCAGAATTCCGGTGGTAATAAGCCAGGCGGCCCAACGGGGCTCGTGACTTGGCTTGTTAGAGGCTTGGTCTAGTTTGACTTGTTTATTAAAAAGGTTGGGATTAGCCATGATTGGTgcaccgtattaggcatgattgTATAAGCTCATACAATACGTTATGGACTTATTAGTTGTTTGGGGCTTACATCGTATTGTATAATTGTATCCATCAATCCCTTctaatacattaaaatgatggataaCTTAGTCCATCACCCAAAGGGAGGATAAGGCCTGATAAGCTTTGATGTATTAGCTACTTAAAAATATTCCAACCCTAGCCTCATTTATCTTTCACGTTCATCCACGTTACTCTTCTTTCTGCCTCTCCATCTCTATTGCcttcattcatcttcttcctcctttcatcttcctcttcatcttcttcctcctcttttctattttttctcctagccccttctcctcttcttcctctgcttacccaaaaaaaaaacgcTGTTTAatttcccccccccccaaattaGGAGCTAGATTAATTTCTCTTTGTGTGGGGAATTTTTTCGATACTATATTCATATGTGGTGATGCCTCTGTGATGTGATTATTTGAAAACTACACTTGGCTGAAGGGTTGAGATGAGAACTAAATCAATTGTGGGATCTGTGGCTCTCGAACCAGAACCCAAAACCTCCACAAAATCACCGCTTCTAACCTCCAACATGAAGAGGAACAACCCAGGAACCCATCAGAGGAAGCTCCGCCGCGATCTGGACGCTTCCTCGGCGAGCAACTCGACCTGCAATCGactatatctctcttctccAACCTCCATTGCCAACGAAAATGTCACCATAGTAATCAGATTGAAGAGAGGAACAATCCCCTTTAGCGTTTTCATCTCCGGCGAATTTCGCCGCCGCTTTCCGCCGTTATCAACCTTCTTCTCCGGCGAAGACTCGCCGAGAAATTTCCAGAACCTGATTTCTGCAAGCTCTCGATCCTCTGGGCTTTCTTTTAACCTCATATCACCAAGATTCAAAGAAAAATAACATTTCTCTATGGGTTTGGCTCAAATCCttggtaaaaaaattcaatttttcttaTTATGAATTGGAATGGGAACCAAGGTTGTGCCTCTCTATTACATGATGACAGATAGATAGGAGGTCGTGCTTGGAGGAATGGCACCTGTTCTGATTTGTACTATGTTATTGTGCCACTAAGCATTAGTAGGCttgtttttctccttttttttgttttgtttctggaCTTATGCTTTATAACATGGGGTTGGGTTTTGGCTTGGCCACTTGAGTTTCTTGGGGTGTGATATTTATTTTAGAATTGAAGTTTTTTAGTTCAAATCTAGAAAATATTTTGGCAAGTATTATAAAGTTTGTTTAAAGGGTATTTTGTTAAAGGGTAATTTTGTACaactatttaatttttatactatCCATCATTATTCATCACTTCACCAAACATATGATTGTACTAAGTTAAACAATACGACAAGTTATACAATGTCACACCAAACgctgtatagtattaaatttttatcagaccttatactatcaggcctaatacaatcatgtcttatactatcaggccttatactatacaacataccaaacgggcccttaattAACTAAAAGGGTCAGGCTTAAGCTATTATAAAAGCATATTTGGTTTGATAAGCCGGCTTgtttatctattatttttattaatattatcaataaatataataaaatactattttgatttttttttaaactgatgtTTATTTACCTTTGTATCAAACATGAAAACCATAAGTCTCAAACCTATATTAGAAACAATTCATACTTATAcaggttttttttatttgaaaaggaaaaacaatgatatataaaaaggCTTATTAGCCCGCCGACCTATTGGCCTTCCTTAAATGGAATTTCCTgataaataggcttttaagtAGGCTTGTTGGCCAAGTCAGGCCTTATAAAAGGCAAGCCAGGCCTTAAAATTCGGCTTGTGACAGGCCAGAAGCCAAGCTTGGGCGACAAAAACAGAATGCAAGGCAGGCTTGTGTAACACCCTgaattccaggtgtcactttagtaactcaaaaataaaataaagcggaaaagcaggtttttttttttcattttctttttagataaaaagatttgttgaaataaagactcaactcattcgcgattaacagcgactaatatacaatataagcaCAGGCCTTGCTGCAACAAAAAACATCGTCatgagtgtcctcaagtgacggaaagtaacatcaagtaactgaaagtagtgcccgtaggcaaacaagtgcgaccatAGCCAGAGTCacaagttttataaatacagtcctccaagaaaagtaagttagcccagaacggcttccaaaagaccACTTATGTCCGacaaactctctgtgatcctcatggaagagaaccacacaaaagctaatagtcggggacctaccctgccccaaagtaagaaatgacaatcagagctatgacaacgacgtccgatatactacacccctaacatcgaccctcatccgatcctgcatgaagtccgggtccacgtcgaaggctcagtagtagtcatttcgctccgggtcctcccgaACAACAAACCATCACGAATcaactgttgaacgtctggcagcaggccgaccgcccaaacacaaacatgaacacaaagccaaggcgcgagggtcaactcacagaatataatagataatacaagcaacatgtgaagaatagggggtatatatatatatatgttgtatatatacatataagttttgtattgcctaccctaaggtatctacatagcatgttatcgaatctctaacacaattcaatcatcaaaacatataacgat
This window harbors:
- the LOC130715648 gene encoding (-)-isopiperitenol/(-)-carveol dehydrogenase, mitochondrial-like, coding for MAGAGAPNLNDSGHKLNGKVAIITGGASGIGEETARLFADEGSRMVVIADIQDDLGNHVAASIGSHRCTYVHCDVADEDQVQHLVESTVNAHGHLDIMFSNAGILSPSNQTVLDLDFSEYDRLMAVNTRGMAACVKHAARAMVKGRVRGSIVCAASVAASRGAPTKTDYAMSKHAVLGLVRSASVQLGKHGIRVNCVSPSGLVTPLTRAAYGTTMQAEELQERYDRSARLKGVSLTAKHVADAVLFLASGDSEFVTGHDLAVDGGFTFTPVPV